Below is a window of Candidatus Kuenenbacteria bacterium HGW-Kuenenbacteria-1 DNA.
TTCTTGATTAATTTTTTTTGATAAAACCTTGGCTATTTCTTCTTTTTCTAAAGAAGCAAAAAGCACTCCTTTCTCATTGGCTTTAGCCTTAATTTCAATTTCTATTTCTTGTATTTTTTTCTTTAATTCTTTGGCTTTTTGAATTTCTTTTTCTTGATTTTTTTCTTGTTTTTGGATTTTAATTTCTATTTTTTTAATTTCTATTGCTGTTGCTATTGTTGCTATTTTTTGAGGAAATAAAAAATTTGTAGCATAGCCATTAGCTACTTCTTTTATATCCCCCTTTTTCCCTAAATTTTTTATATCTTGAAGCAAAAGTATTTTCATAAAATAATCGGCTAAAGCCGGGTAAATAAAATAATTTTAAACTTTAAACTATTCAATAATCGCCATGATATCACTTTCATTAATAACTAATAATTCTTGGTCATCAATTTTTATTTCATTAGGACTATATTTAGTAAATAAAACTCGATCTCCAATTTTGACTTCCATTAACGCTCTTTGCCCATTATCTAAAAGTTTTCCTGAACCAACAGCAACTACTTCTCCTTCTTCTGGCTTTTCTTTATCCACTGTTTCAGGTAAAATAATACCAGATTTAGTTGTTTCATTTTTTTGAATGGGTTTTACAACCACTCGATCATTTAAAGGAATTATTTTCATAAATTAATATTAGTTAAATATTGTTCTTCTTTAAAAGAAAACAATAATTAAATTAAAATTAACATCCTCGACCTTAGAATGTTAATTCTAATTTTACATTTTTTTAAAAAAATGTAAAATTAGAATTATAAATTTTTTATTTTTGCCTCGGCTAAAAATATTGGCCTTTGGCTAATAATTTTAAAAAATATGAATACCTTAGATATTATTTTGCTTTGTATTATTTTTTTCTTTATTATTTTTGGATTAAGAATGGGTATAATCCATATGTTTGGCGCTGTTATAGGAACAATTGTCGGGGTAATTGTTGGCGGACTTTTTTATAACTCTTTGGCTTTGTATATAGAATTCGTTTTTTTAGGAAACATTAATTTGGCTCGAGTAATTTGTTTTGCAATTATTTTTCTTTTAATAGATCGTTTAATTGGATTTATTTTTTCATTGATAGCAAAAAATTCAAATTTAATTACAAAATTACCTTTTATTAAAACGATTAATCGTTTAGGTGGCGCTGTTTTTGGATTAATAGAAGCAAACATTTGGTTGGGAATAATTTTATTCGTCTTGACTAAATATTCTATTTGCCCCACCTTTGATCAACTTCTCGTTACTTCAAAACTTGTTAATCCATTAATATCTTTTGTTTCTTTTTTAATTCCTTTATTGCCACAAGAATTAATAAATTTATCTTTTTCTATGCCTAATTTTTCTAAATTTTCCGGTAATTCTGCAATAAAAGGAATTGATTTTTCTTCTATTGTCTCAAATTTTTTAAATCTTGTACAACAGATTACTAATAAAAAATAAAATATGGGAAAAATTTTAGGCTTTGATTATGGCAAAAGTAAAATTGGTTTAGCTTTGGCTGATGAACAATTGAAAATAGCTCTTC
It encodes the following:
- a CDS encoding co-chaperone GroES codes for the protein MKIIPLNDRVVVKPIQKNETTKSGIILPETVDKEKPEEGEVVAVGSGKLLDNGQRALMEVKIGDRVLFTKYSPNEIKIDDQELLVINESDIMAIIE
- the rplI gene encoding 50S ribosomal protein L9, whose amino-acid sequence is MKILLLQDIKNLGKKGDIKEVANGYATNFLFPQKIATIATAIEIKKIEIKIQKQEKNQEKEIQKAKELKKKIQEIEIEIKAKANEKGVLFASLEKEEIAKVLSKKINQEIKSNQIILEKPIKEIGKYKVNVKLCENVEADVVVQVKEE